A DNA window from Mycolicibacter hiberniae contains the following coding sequences:
- a CDS encoding 3-carboxyethylcatechol 2,3-dioxygenase: MSHSPLLNLPGPPPDVMADVEAAIEQAAAFVADFDPQLTVVFAPDHYNGFFLRLMPPFCIGTAAQGIGDYGTHLGALDVPADLAAECAAAVLEQGVDLAVSATMDVDHGVVQPLERLFGDAAACPVIPIFINAVAAPLGPLHRTRALGAAVGRYLAGLDLRILVLGSGGLSHDPPIPTLATAPPATRDRILHGTAMTAEQRQSRQDAVIAAARDFAAGSGALAPLNPEFDERFLAIVDAGALEELDAWSNSFITEAGGGSAHEIRSWVAAFGALAAQGSYRTDHRYYRAAPELIAGFAVRTAQPTEVIR, translated from the coding sequence ATGTCCCACAGCCCACTGCTGAATCTGCCGGGACCACCCCCTGATGTGATGGCCGACGTCGAGGCAGCGATCGAGCAGGCCGCCGCCTTCGTCGCCGACTTCGACCCGCAGCTGACGGTGGTGTTCGCGCCGGACCACTACAACGGCTTCTTCTTGCGCCTGATGCCGCCGTTCTGCATCGGCACCGCCGCCCAGGGCATCGGCGACTACGGGACCCACCTCGGGGCGCTCGACGTCCCCGCCGACCTCGCCGCAGAGTGTGCGGCGGCGGTACTGGAACAGGGTGTGGATCTGGCGGTTTCGGCAACGATGGATGTCGACCATGGCGTCGTGCAACCGCTGGAGCGCCTGTTCGGCGACGCAGCCGCATGCCCGGTCATCCCGATCTTCATCAACGCCGTAGCCGCCCCGCTGGGACCGCTGCACCGGACCCGGGCACTGGGGGCTGCGGTCGGGCGATACCTGGCAGGCCTGGACCTGCGGATCCTGGTCCTGGGTTCCGGTGGACTGTCGCATGATCCGCCCATCCCCACTCTTGCCACGGCGCCGCCCGCCACCCGCGACCGGATCCTGCACGGCACCGCCATGACCGCCGAACAGCGCCAAAGCCGACAGGACGCGGTGATCGCGGCGGCCCGTGACTTCGCGGCCGGGTCGGGGGCTCTGGCGCCACTGAACCCGGAGTTCGATGAGCGATTCCTGGCGATCGTCGACGCCGGAGCGCTCGAGGAACTAGACGCCTGGTCCAACTCTTTCATCACCGAGGCCGGCGGCGGGTCCGCGCACGAGATCCGCAGCTGGGTAGCGGCTTTCGGGGCGCTCGCCGCCCAGGGCAGCTACCGGACAGACCACCGCTATTACCGGGCCGCCCCAGAACTGATCGCCGGTTTCGCCGTCCGCACCGCCCAGCCCACGGAGGTGATCCGGTGA
- a CDS encoding bifunctional 3-(3-hydroxy-phenyl)propionate/3-hydroxycinnamic acid hydroxylase: MAALNDVDVVVVGAGPVGLTLANILGLQGIRTLVVEDRETLIDYPRGVGLDDESLRTFQAIGLVDAVLPHTVPNQILRFYDRRRRLLAEMAPAEAGFGWPKRNGFVQPLVDAELLRGLERFDHVEVLWGRPMTGCEESPGGSARLDAGEAKLGPPHESDSVAVHIGGAEPQTVSARYVVGCDGGRSATRRLMGVSFEGTTSSTRWLVVDIANDPLGHPNSEVGADPARPYASISIAHGIRRFEFMIHAHETDEQAQDPEFVAAMLAPFLPRPHDVDVIRHRLYTHHSRIAGAFRRGRLLLAGDAAHLMPVWQGQGYNSGIRDAMNLGWKLAAVVRGQARPSLLDSYDTERRKHARAMIDLSTMVGKVISPTNRRVAGLRDGVIRAASAVPTLKRYVLEMRFKPMPRYEQGAVVHDQPRRPDSPVGTLFIQPRVDTRAGADLLLDDVIGAGFAVLAWNNNPRVLLGEEAFARWTALGAGFAALRPLTQLHWTPPGQTDDPAVTIVGDRTGQLKAWFDRHEQSVLFLRPDRCIAAACIAQRAPEVSALLFGALSLTPTAPSPQGGERPDGTESVLHVPQPTAESAGTTP; this comes from the coding sequence GTGGCCGCGCTCAATGATGTCGACGTCGTGGTGGTGGGGGCCGGTCCGGTCGGCCTGACTCTGGCCAATATTCTTGGCCTGCAGGGAATCCGCACTCTGGTCGTCGAGGACCGCGAGACGCTCATCGACTATCCCCGGGGGGTCGGGCTCGACGACGAGTCGCTGCGTACCTTCCAGGCGATCGGTTTGGTCGATGCCGTACTGCCGCACACCGTGCCGAACCAGATCCTGCGGTTCTACGACCGCCGCCGGCGGTTGCTGGCCGAAATGGCACCTGCCGAAGCCGGCTTCGGCTGGCCCAAGCGCAACGGTTTCGTGCAGCCGCTGGTCGACGCCGAACTGCTGCGCGGGCTGGAGCGGTTCGACCACGTCGAGGTGTTGTGGGGCCGCCCGATGACCGGATGCGAGGAAAGCCCCGGCGGTTCAGCGAGGCTCGACGCAGGAGAGGCGAAGCTGGGACCGCCGCATGAATCCGACTCGGTCGCCGTGCACATTGGCGGGGCGGAGCCGCAGACGGTGTCGGCTCGCTACGTCGTCGGTTGCGACGGGGGCCGCAGCGCCACCCGCCGGCTGATGGGAGTGTCCTTCGAGGGCACCACCTCCTCGACGCGCTGGCTGGTCGTCGACATCGCCAATGACCCTCTGGGACATCCCAACAGTGAGGTCGGCGCCGACCCGGCGCGCCCCTACGCCTCGATCTCGATCGCCCACGGCATCCGCCGGTTCGAGTTCATGATCCACGCCCACGAGACCGACGAGCAGGCGCAGGATCCCGAATTCGTGGCCGCCATGCTGGCCCCGTTCCTGCCGCGTCCGCACGACGTCGACGTGATCCGCCACCGGCTCTACACGCACCACTCCCGCATAGCCGGGGCCTTCCGCCGTGGCCGGCTTCTGTTGGCCGGCGACGCCGCCCATCTGATGCCGGTGTGGCAGGGCCAGGGTTACAACAGCGGGATCCGCGATGCGATGAACCTGGGCTGGAAATTGGCCGCGGTGGTACGGGGCCAGGCTCGCCCCAGCCTGCTGGACAGCTACGACACCGAGCGCCGCAAGCACGCCCGCGCGATGATCGACCTCTCCACCATGGTGGGCAAGGTGATCTCCCCGACCAACCGGAGGGTGGCGGGATTGCGCGACGGGGTGATCCGCGCGGCGTCGGCGGTGCCGACACTCAAGCGCTACGTGCTGGAGATGCGTTTCAAGCCGATGCCGCGTTACGAGCAGGGCGCGGTCGTCCATGACCAGCCACGTCGCCCCGACTCGCCGGTGGGCACGCTGTTCATCCAGCCCAGAGTCGATACCCGGGCCGGCGCAGACCTGCTGCTCGACGACGTGATCGGCGCCGGCTTCGCGGTGCTGGCCTGGAACAACAACCCCCGGGTGCTGCTCGGCGAAGAGGCGTTCGCCCGGTGGACGGCGCTGGGAGCCGGCTTCGCCGCGTTGCGGCCCTTGACCCAGCTGCACTGGACGCCGCCCGGCCAGACCGACGACCCCGCGGTCACCATCGTTGGAGACCGGACCGGACAGTTGAAGGCCTGGTTCGACCGCCACGAACAGTCGGTGCTGTTCCTGCGCCCGGACCGCTGCATCGCCGCGGCCTGTATCGCCCAGCGTGCACCGGAGGTCAGCGCGCTCCTGTTCGGTGCTTTGTCGCTGACGCCGACGGCGCCCAGCCCGCAAGGGGGTGAACGCCCCGATGGCACTGAGTCTGTGCTGCATGTCCCACAGCCCACTGCTGAATCTGCCGGGACCACCCCCTGA
- a CDS encoding alpha/beta fold hydrolase has translation MPEYESVWSDLQGVAFEQGYLDANGVRTRYLRAGDPAKPVLVLLHGSGGHAEAYVRNLAAHAEHFWTWSVDMLGHGYTDKPGHPLEIAHYVAHLMDVLDAIGATTASISGESLGGWVAARAAIDHPGRVHRLVLNTAGGSQADPEVMARIITLSMAAVENPSWETVQARIKWLMADKAKDYDDIVASRRRIYRLPGFVDAMRDIMALQDPQIRARNLLGPGDYARITAPTLVVWTSDDPTADVEEGKRIASMIPGARFELMPGCGHWPQYEDPETFNRLHLEFLLER, from the coding sequence GTGCCGGAGTACGAAAGCGTCTGGAGCGACCTCCAGGGAGTCGCGTTCGAGCAGGGGTACCTCGACGCGAACGGCGTGCGCACGCGATACCTGCGGGCCGGCGACCCGGCCAAGCCGGTGCTGGTGCTGCTGCACGGCTCGGGCGGGCATGCCGAGGCCTACGTCCGCAACCTGGCCGCGCATGCCGAACACTTCTGGACCTGGTCGGTGGACATGCTCGGGCACGGTTACACCGACAAGCCCGGTCATCCCCTGGAGATCGCCCACTATGTGGCGCACTTGATGGATGTGCTGGATGCGATCGGTGCGACCACAGCCAGCATCAGCGGTGAATCCCTCGGCGGGTGGGTTGCCGCACGCGCCGCCATCGACCATCCGGGCCGGGTCCATCGGCTGGTGCTCAACACCGCGGGAGGCTCGCAGGCCGACCCCGAGGTGATGGCGCGCATCATCACGCTGTCGATGGCCGCGGTCGAGAACCCCAGTTGGGAAACCGTGCAGGCGCGCATCAAATGGTTGATGGCCGACAAGGCCAAGGATTACGACGACATCGTCGCCAGCCGCCGGCGCATCTACCGGCTGCCCGGTTTCGTCGACGCGATGCGCGACATCATGGCGCTGCAGGACCCGCAGATCCGGGCTCGCAACCTGCTGGGCCCGGGCGACTACGCGCGGATCACGGCGCCGACGCTGGTGGTCTGGACCAGCGACGACCCGACGGCCGATGTCGAAGAGGGCAAACGGATCGCGTCGATGATTCCGGGTGCCCGATTCGAACTGATGCCCGGCTGCGGCCACTGGCCGCAGTATGAGGACCCCGAGACGTTCAATCGCCTGCACCTGGAATTCCTGCTGGAGCGTTAG
- a CDS encoding IclR family transcriptional regulator domain-containing protein, producing the protein MPDAAEPARGSQTLARGLAALEAVAAAPNGLTVQQVADRVGVHRTISYRLLNTLTGFRLIAKGDDGRYRPAAALAVLGASFDNNVRQLSLPTLRALADELGTTVSLLVAEGEQQVAVAVIVPTQVGYQLAFHEGSRHPLSLGAAGIALLAAMPPRPGERDIVPQTRERGWVVTHGEIEPGTFGLAVPVRRRPPSPPTCINLISHREDVVLRGREAVLAAAGRLSEVLS; encoded by the coding sequence ATGCCCGACGCCGCCGAGCCCGCGCGGGGTTCGCAGACACTGGCCCGGGGGCTCGCTGCTCTCGAGGCGGTGGCCGCCGCGCCGAACGGGCTGACGGTGCAACAGGTCGCCGACCGCGTCGGCGTGCACCGGACCATCAGCTATCGGCTGCTCAACACGCTGACCGGCTTCCGGCTGATCGCCAAGGGCGACGACGGCCGGTACCGCCCGGCGGCCGCGCTGGCCGTCCTCGGAGCCTCGTTCGACAACAACGTGCGCCAGCTGAGCCTGCCGACGCTGCGCGCCCTTGCCGATGAACTCGGGACCACGGTGTCCCTGCTGGTAGCCGAGGGCGAGCAGCAGGTGGCCGTCGCCGTCATCGTCCCCACCCAGGTCGGCTACCAGCTCGCGTTCCATGAGGGCAGCCGGCATCCGCTGAGCCTGGGCGCGGCCGGCATCGCGCTGCTGGCCGCCATGCCCCCGCGGCCCGGGGAACGCGACATCGTCCCCCAGACGCGGGAACGCGGGTGGGTGGTCACCCACGGCGAGATCGAGCCGGGAACCTTTGGGCTGGCGGTCCCGGTGCGTCGCCGCCCGCCGTCACCGCCGACCTGTATCAACCTGATCTCCCACCGCGAGGACGTGGTGCTGCGCGGCCGCGAAGCCGTGCTGGCCGCTGCCGGGCGGTTGTCGGAGGTCTTGAGCTGA
- a CDS encoding FAD-dependent oxidoreductase yields the protein MTTPDWDDSVDVVVLGSGAAGLTAAVTAAVHGASVALYEKSQTVGGTTAVSGGIAWIPAHDRMPGLTVDAAMDYLRAQSLGAMDDELVAAFVRTGPEMVDFVEAHSDVRFEVATGFPDYKPELPGGRPAGGRSLSPLPYDISRVGCWRDRITSFPADYSNVGFDAETRARLHADIEADAGGDLCVAGTALIAGLLRGALDAGITPATGCRGVELLATEDGRVGGVRIEAGGSSRRVRARRAVILANGGFEWDTALVEAFLRGPMRGAVSPPNNTGDGLRMAMARGADLANMGEAWWVPIVRIPGDTIDGHQRSRSVRLERTRPRSIIVNRAGRRFVNEACDYNSMAGAFHYLEPRGGYVNDPAWIVFDAEHLRRYGFLGVAPGGAAPDWFCGSPDLAALAAKTGIDADGLMQTVTDWNSGVAAGGDPEFGRGSSAYDGYWGDPQASTVAGRTLGPIDTAPFYAVPLSVGAMGTKGGPRTDCDGRVLHVSGGPIPGLFAAGNAMAGVTGRAYGGAGGTIGPAMVFGYRAGRAAADPGR from the coding sequence ATGACGACACCGGACTGGGACGACAGCGTCGACGTGGTGGTGCTGGGCAGCGGCGCAGCCGGGCTGACCGCGGCAGTCACCGCGGCGGTGCACGGCGCCTCGGTCGCCCTCTACGAGAAGTCGCAGACCGTGGGCGGTACCACCGCGGTCTCCGGCGGGATCGCCTGGATCCCGGCGCACGACCGGATGCCCGGGCTCACCGTCGATGCCGCAATGGACTACCTGCGCGCCCAGTCATTGGGGGCCATGGACGACGAACTGGTTGCGGCGTTCGTCCGGACCGGACCGGAGATGGTCGACTTCGTCGAAGCCCACAGCGACGTCCGTTTCGAGGTCGCCACCGGTTTTCCGGACTACAAGCCGGAGCTGCCCGGCGGGCGCCCCGCCGGAGGACGCTCGCTGAGTCCGCTGCCTTACGACATCTCCCGGGTCGGCTGCTGGCGGGACCGGATCACCTCCTTCCCAGCCGACTACAGCAATGTGGGATTCGACGCTGAGACCCGCGCCCGGCTGCACGCCGACATCGAGGCGGACGCCGGCGGCGATCTCTGCGTGGCCGGCACCGCGCTGATCGCCGGGCTGCTTCGGGGCGCGCTGGACGCCGGCATCACGCCCGCCACCGGATGCCGCGGGGTCGAGTTGCTCGCCACCGAAGACGGTCGCGTCGGCGGCGTCCGCATCGAGGCGGGCGGCTCGTCGCGCCGGGTGCGGGCGCGACGGGCGGTGATCCTGGCAAACGGCGGCTTCGAGTGGGATACCGCGCTGGTAGAGGCCTTTCTGCGCGGGCCGATGCGGGGCGCGGTGTCACCCCCGAACAACACCGGCGACGGGCTGCGCATGGCGATGGCACGCGGCGCGGACCTGGCCAACATGGGCGAGGCATGGTGGGTTCCGATCGTGCGGATCCCCGGGGACACCATCGACGGTCACCAGCGCAGCCGCAGCGTGCGACTCGAACGCACCCGCCCCCGCAGCATCATCGTCAACCGAGCCGGACGGCGGTTCGTCAACGAGGCATGCGACTACAACTCGATGGCCGGCGCCTTTCACTACCTGGAGCCGCGCGGGGGGTACGTCAACGATCCGGCGTGGATCGTCTTCGATGCCGAACACCTGCGCCGGTACGGATTCCTCGGTGTGGCGCCCGGCGGAGCGGCACCCGACTGGTTCTGCGGCTCCCCCGACCTGGCCGCCCTGGCCGCCAAGACCGGTATCGACGCGGACGGCCTGATGCAGACGGTGACTGACTGGAACAGCGGCGTGGCAGCGGGCGGCGATCCCGAGTTCGGGCGGGGATCCAGCGCCTACGACGGCTATTGGGGTGACCCGCAGGCGAGCACCGTCGCCGGGCGCACGCTGGGGCCCATCGACACCGCCCCCTTCTACGCCGTGCCGCTGTCGGTCGGAGCGATGGGCACCAAGGGCGGCCCCCGCACCGACTGCGACGGCCGGGTGCTGCACGTCTCGGGCGGGCCCATCCCGGGCCTGTTCGCCGCGGGCAATGCGATGGCGGGGGTCACCGGGCGGGCGTACGGCGGGGCCGGCGGCACCATCGGCCCGGCGATGGTGTTCGGCTACCGGGCGGGGCGCGCGGCGGCCGACCCTGGGCGGTGA
- a CDS encoding twin-arginine translocation pathway signal, translated as MSESDQEPVAPEPIDDESMTADGDDAAPQVPDEAVAESPAEQPAAKPTVATARWVAAVLGGLLVASAALTGWLYFGVLRADQQLGPEAEQAVMAAAADGAVAVLTYSPKTLEQDFSAAQSHLTGDFLSYYTDFTQKVVTPAAREKDVQTVAAVVRKGIISLRPSSAEVLIFLNQTTISKAVPDGSYSMSSVKVGLEKHDGRWLISSFDPV; from the coding sequence ATGAGTGAATCCGACCAGGAACCTGTCGCGCCGGAGCCGATCGACGACGAGTCGATGACGGCAGACGGCGATGACGCCGCACCGCAGGTGCCAGACGAGGCCGTCGCGGAATCGCCGGCCGAGCAGCCTGCCGCCAAACCGACCGTGGCCACCGCACGTTGGGTCGCTGCGGTGCTCGGTGGCCTGCTCGTGGCGTCGGCGGCGCTGACCGGCTGGCTCTACTTCGGGGTACTGCGGGCCGACCAGCAACTCGGACCAGAGGCCGAGCAGGCGGTGATGGCGGCTGCCGCCGACGGGGCGGTGGCCGTGCTCACTTACTCACCGAAAACGCTGGAGCAGGATTTCAGCGCCGCGCAAAGTCACCTGACCGGCGACTTCCTCTCCTACTACACCGATTTCACTCAGAAAGTCGTCACCCCGGCCGCCAGGGAGAAAGACGTTCAGACGGTGGCCGCAGTGGTCCGCAAAGGCATCATCTCGCTGCGGCCCAGCTCGGCTGAAGTGCTCATCTTCCTGAACCAGACCACAATCAGCAAAGCGGTGCCAGACGGTTCCTACTCGATGAGCAGCGTCAAGGTCGGCCTGGAGAAGCACGACGGCCGGTGGTTGATCTCCTCGTTCGACCCGGTGTAG
- a CDS encoding Rv2253/PknI dimerization domain-containing protein produces the protein MRTRELIVAAAAFGLVVGSTPAPLTQAALGFELNGPYRVTSNGDWAKTNEVFMNEVTVSSVWTFSSSCEDAHVCTGQVSSDQGWTAPLEFRTSRWIVDRFHENWQTCPDGTTSPGRQRYQFQGGDVNGQYEKRNIDLLIGYDRTIGVSGACGRNQPTVILMPLTVQRL, from the coding sequence ATGCGCACACGTGAATTAATAGTCGCCGCAGCGGCTTTCGGGCTGGTCGTGGGGTCGACCCCGGCGCCGCTGACGCAGGCTGCTCTGGGCTTCGAGCTCAACGGGCCCTACCGGGTCACCTCCAACGGCGACTGGGCTAAGACCAACGAGGTTTTCATGAACGAGGTCACGGTGTCGTCGGTGTGGACGTTCAGTTCCAGTTGCGAGGATGCGCACGTCTGTACCGGGCAGGTCAGCAGCGACCAGGGCTGGACGGCACCGCTGGAGTTCCGTACCTCGCGCTGGATCGTCGATCGCTTCCACGAGAACTGGCAGACCTGTCCGGACGGCACCACCTCGCCGGGGCGGCAGCGTTACCAGTTCCAGGGCGGCGACGTCAACGGGCAGTACGAGAAGCGCAATATCGATCTGCTGATCGGCTATGACAGAACGATCGGCGTATCCGGTGCCTGTGGGCGTAACCAGCCCACCGTGATCCTCATGCCGTTGACGGTGCAGCGACTCTAG
- a CDS encoding MCE family protein, whose amino-acid sequence MLTRFVRIQLILFLVASVIGVGAMLFGYMQLPTMLGIGRVVVTLDLPETGGLYRFSNVTYNGVQIGAVTKVELTSNGVRATLSLDRSPKVPADLVAAVRSVSAIGEQYVDLQPRSDSGPYLHNGSVIAASDTEVPQQVGPMLDQVSALVDSIPKDKLSALLDETFQAFDGAGYDFQSLLDSATTISGDANRVSDKVRRLVDDGAPLLDSQERSTDAIRTWARSVAGISEQVAANDPQLRAILQRGPGFAEEVSGLMQDLKPTLPILLANLNTLGQVLMVYNPSLEQLMVLLPGYIAAQQSFGLPKNNATGLPQGDFTLTFGDPNPCTVGFLPPSSWRSPADTTTIDTPDGLYCKLPQDSPISVRGARNFPCIEHPGKRAPTVELCDDPKGFVPIAMRQHLTGPGAFDPNLLKQGVPIDDRADFSDRLFAPVGGTPLPPWATPSGTPPDSPRPVVPAPPPEAPNAVPPATPNSGPSVAVLPYDPNTGKYMTPDGRYEQQTNLVPGSSPKSWTDLMPF is encoded by the coding sequence ATGCTGACACGCTTCGTCCGGATCCAGCTGATCCTGTTCCTGGTGGCGTCGGTCATCGGCGTGGGAGCCATGCTCTTCGGCTACATGCAACTGCCGACCATGCTCGGGATCGGCAGGGTGGTGGTCACACTGGACCTGCCCGAGACCGGCGGTCTCTACCGATTCTCCAACGTCACCTACAACGGCGTACAGATCGGCGCGGTGACCAAGGTGGAGCTGACGTCCAACGGTGTGCGCGCCACGTTGTCGTTGGATCGCTCACCAAAGGTGCCGGCCGATCTGGTGGCTGCGGTGCGCAGTGTTTCGGCGATCGGCGAGCAGTACGTCGACCTGCAGCCGCGCAGCGACAGCGGCCCGTACCTGCACAACGGCTCGGTGATCGCGGCCTCGGATACCGAAGTTCCACAGCAAGTCGGGCCGATGCTCGATCAGGTCAGTGCCCTGGTCGACAGCATCCCCAAAGACAAGCTCAGTGCCCTGCTGGACGAGACCTTCCAGGCCTTCGACGGCGCCGGCTACGACTTCCAATCACTGCTGGATTCGGCAACGACCATCAGCGGTGACGCCAACCGGGTCTCGGACAAGGTGCGCAGGCTGGTCGATGACGGTGCGCCGCTGCTGGACTCCCAGGAACGAAGCACCGACGCGATCCGGACCTGGGCGCGCAGCGTGGCCGGGATCTCCGAACAGGTCGCCGCCAACGACCCGCAGTTGCGGGCCATCCTGCAACGCGGACCCGGATTCGCAGAGGAAGTGTCGGGGCTGATGCAGGATCTCAAGCCCACGCTGCCGATCCTGCTGGCGAACCTGAACACGCTGGGGCAGGTGCTGATGGTTTACAACCCGTCGCTGGAACAGCTGATGGTGTTGCTGCCCGGGTACATTGCGGCCCAGCAGTCGTTCGGTCTGCCCAAGAACAACGCGACCGGTCTGCCCCAGGGCGACTTCACCCTGACCTTTGGTGACCCCAACCCGTGCACCGTAGGGTTCTTGCCGCCGTCATCGTGGCGTTCCCCGGCCGACACCACCACCATCGACACTCCCGACGGTCTGTACTGCAAACTGCCGCAGGATTCCCCGATATCGGTGCGCGGCGCCCGCAACTTCCCCTGTATCGAACATCCGGGCAAGCGCGCGCCGACTGTCGAACTCTGCGACGACCCCAAGGGCTTCGTCCCGATCGCCATGCGTCAGCACCTCACCGGCCCCGGAGCGTTCGACCCGAACCTGCTCAAGCAGGGTGTGCCGATCGATGACCGGGCCGACTTCAGCGACCGGCTCTTCGCTCCCGTTGGGGGGACCCCGCTGCCGCCGTGGGCCACCCCGTCGGGGACGCCGCCTGATTCCCCTCGGCCGGTGGTGCCCGCGCCGCCGCCCGAAGCGCCGAACGCCGTTCCACCGGCGACTCCAAACTCGGGGCCGTCGGTCGCGGTGCTGCCCTACGACCCGAACACCGGCAAATACATGACCCCCGATGGGCGATACGAGCAGCAGACGAACCTGGTTCCCGGTTCCTCGCCCAAGTCGTGGACCGACCTGATGCCTTTCTGA
- a CDS encoding MCE family protein translates to MIGHRRLRRSAALAVAVAATTTGCAFGGLNSLALPGVQGRGPGAQHFTVQLANVGTLESNSPVMLADVVIGSVGKMTVSDWHANVEIAVNPGVEVPANVVATVGQTSLLGSMHLALNPPVGEAPTGKLMSGATIDLSGSSTYPSTEQTLSSLAVLVNGGGLGQIGDIIHNFSATMAGREADIRDLIVRLDHFTGALDRQRDNIVDAIAEMNRAATTFAGQRDTINRALNKIPPAIDVLIRERPKFVTALTKLGQFGDLSAGLVNDSGRQLVSDLIHIEPALRSLADIGPELNSAVAYASAFPYGPNAIERAVRGDFLNLFAVFDLTKPRLKRSLFAGTQWGDEDAKLVPAPGDPWYLNYSYDPLQEPILQSAGQALPPGAVTSGGGG, encoded by the coding sequence ATGATCGGTCACCGTCGCTTGCGGCGCAGTGCGGCACTTGCCGTCGCGGTCGCCGCCACCACCACCGGCTGCGCCTTCGGCGGTTTGAACTCGCTGGCACTGCCAGGCGTTCAGGGCCGCGGACCCGGGGCCCAGCACTTCACGGTCCAGCTGGCCAATGTCGGGACACTGGAGTCCAATTCGCCGGTGATGCTCGCCGACGTGGTGATCGGCAGCGTCGGCAAGATGACCGTCAGCGACTGGCACGCCAACGTCGAGATCGCGGTCAACCCCGGCGTCGAAGTCCCGGCGAATGTGGTCGCGACCGTTGGGCAGACCAGCCTGCTCGGTTCGATGCACCTGGCGCTCAATCCACCTGTCGGAGAAGCTCCTACGGGGAAGCTGATGTCGGGGGCCACCATCGATTTGAGTGGCTCGTCGACCTACCCGTCTACCGAGCAGACCCTGTCGTCGCTGGCCGTGCTGGTAAACGGGGGCGGACTCGGTCAGATCGGCGACATCATCCATAATTTCAGCGCCACCATGGCCGGCCGTGAGGCCGACATTCGCGACCTGATCGTGCGGCTGGACCACTTCACCGGAGCGTTGGACCGGCAACGGGACAACATCGTCGACGCCATCGCAGAGATGAACCGGGCGGCCACGACGTTCGCCGGGCAGCGCGACACCATTAACCGCGCGCTGAACAAGATCCCCCCGGCCATCGACGTCTTGATCAGGGAACGCCCCAAATTCGTCACCGCGTTGACCAAGCTGGGGCAGTTCGGCGACCTGTCGGCCGGTTTGGTGAACGACTCCGGTCGCCAACTGGTCTCCGACCTCATCCACATCGAACCGGCGTTGCGTTCGCTGGCCGACATCGGCCCGGAGCTCAATTCGGCAGTGGCCTACGCCTCAGCCTTCCCGTACGGCCCCAACGCGATCGAGCGCGCCGTGCGGGGTGACTTCCTGAACCTGTTCGCGGTCTTCGACCTCACCAAACCCCGCCTCAAGCGGTCCCTGTTCGCCGGCACACAGTGGGGTGACGAGGACGCGAAACTGGTTCCGGCGCCCGGTGATCCGTGGTATCTGAATTATTCCTACGATCCGCTGCAAGAGCCGATCCTGCAGTCTGCGGGCCAGGCCCTCCCGCCGGGAGCGGTTACCTCGGGAGGCGGTGGCTAG